The proteins below are encoded in one region of Qipengyuania sp. HL-TH1:
- a CDS encoding long-chain fatty acid--CoA ligase, translating into MDVSKLPNHHPVPWDTHFEALALPAMFARTAQASPDAPLLHFLGRTYPYRELLSDAQAFAHALRARGIAEGDRVGLFLPNVPSYVAAYYGAMMAGAVVVNFSPLYSVEELEQQVADSGTRLLVTVDVPELYATAEKVLHGSALETLVVSSLPQMLPTLKGLAMRVLARSKIAKVAYGPSILPWRTFLESGERNPGELPAIDPQGLALLQYTGGTTGTPKGAMLTHANLSINAQQTAGLNPFGNPTGEVFLGALPFFHVFANTALLNHAVLTGASIAMVPRFEAGQVLQTIARYGATGFPGVPTMFQALLDHPDLAKTDFSTLKVCISGGAPLPGPLREQFEADTGVRLVEGYGLTESAGVVSANPYEGMRKPGTIGQVIMQTEVLLLDKEDPAVIAPDGEPGELALHGPQVMRGYWNRPEASKDIFVEHLGKTWLRTGDVATVDSDGFLEIVDRIKDMIAVGGFKVFPSQVEDVLLEHEAVKEALVIGRPDAYHGEMPVAYVTLKASHEASGEQLKQWLNARVGKHERADAVIIREDLPKTMIGKLDRKALRAEVLD; encoded by the coding sequence ATGGATGTAAGCAAGCTGCCGAACCACCACCCGGTGCCATGGGATACGCATTTCGAAGCGCTGGCGCTGCCCGCCATGTTCGCGCGGACAGCGCAGGCCTCGCCTGATGCGCCGCTGCTGCATTTCCTCGGTCGCACCTACCCCTATCGCGAGCTGCTCAGCGATGCGCAGGCCTTTGCCCATGCCCTCCGGGCGCGGGGAATTGCCGAGGGCGACCGCGTCGGGCTCTTCCTGCCCAATGTCCCGAGCTATGTCGCCGCCTATTACGGGGCGATGATGGCGGGGGCGGTGGTGGTCAATTTCTCGCCGCTCTATTCGGTCGAGGAGCTCGAGCAGCAGGTCGCCGATTCGGGGACCCGGCTGCTGGTCACGGTCGATGTGCCCGAGCTTTACGCCACCGCGGAAAAAGTGCTGCACGGCTCCGCGCTCGAAACGCTGGTGGTCAGCTCGCTTCCGCAGATGCTGCCGACGCTCAAGGGTCTGGCGATGCGCGTCCTCGCGCGCAGCAAGATCGCCAAGGTAGCCTACGGCCCATCGATCCTGCCGTGGCGCACCTTCTTGGAGAGCGGCGAGCGGAACCCGGGCGAACTGCCCGCAATCGATCCGCAGGGGCTCGCGCTGCTGCAATATACCGGGGGCACGACCGGCACGCCCAAGGGGGCGATGCTCACCCATGCGAATCTGTCGATCAATGCGCAGCAGACTGCAGGGCTCAACCCCTTCGGCAATCCGACGGGCGAGGTCTTTCTCGGCGCGCTGCCGTTCTTCCATGTCTTCGCCAATACCGCGTTGCTCAACCATGCGGTGCTGACCGGCGCGTCGATCGCCATGGTCCCGCGGTTCGAGGCAGGACAGGTGCTGCAGACGATCGCGCGATATGGCGCGACGGGGTTCCCCGGCGTGCCGACGATGTTCCAGGCGTTGCTCGACCATCCCGATCTCGCCAAGACCGATTTCTCGACGCTCAAGGTGTGCATTTCGGGCGGCGCGCCGCTGCCCGGCCCGCTGCGCGAGCAATTCGAGGCGGACACCGGCGTCCGGCTGGTCGAAGGCTATGGCCTGACCGAGAGTGCGGGGGTGGTCTCGGCCAACCCCTATGAAGGGATGCGCAAGCCCGGCACCATCGGCCAGGTCATCATGCAGACCGAAGTGCTGCTGCTCGACAAGGAAGACCCGGCAGTCATCGCGCCCGATGGCGAACCGGGCGAACTCGCGCTCCATGGTCCGCAGGTCATGCGGGGCTATTGGAACCGTCCCGAGGCGTCCAAGGACATTTTCGTCGAACATCTCGGCAAGACCTGGCTGCGCACGGGCGATGTGGCGACCGTCGATTCCGATGGATTTCTCGAGATCGTCGACCGGATCAAGGACATGATCGCGGTCGGCGGCTTCAAGGTCTTCCCGAGCCAGGTCGAGGACGTCCTGCTCGAGCATGAGGCGGTGAAGGAGGCGCTGGTGATTGGCCGTCCCGATGCCTATCACGGCGAAATGCCGGTGGCCTATGTCACGCTCAAGGCCAGTCATGAAGCGAGCGGCGAACAGCTCAAGCAATGGCTCAACGCGCGCGTGGGCAAGCACGAGCGTGCCGATGCCGTTATCATCCGCGAGGATCTGCCCAAGACGATGATCGGCAAGCTCGACCGCAAGGCGCTGCGCGCCGAAGTGCTCGACTAG
- a CDS encoding bactofilin family protein, protein MASKSNSTFSVLGSDLTITGDIEASADLHIDGSVEGDIACSSLVQGEESRVKGAIKAETARLAGTVDGSITARELVILKTARITGDVFYDALTIEQGAQVEGRFAHRDAKAKAPGLTQPATKPELAVAG, encoded by the coding sequence ATGGCCAGCAAGAGCAATTCCACCTTCTCGGTCCTGGGATCGGACCTCACGATCACCGGCGATATCGAGGCGTCGGCCGATCTCCACATCGACGGGTCGGTCGAAGGCGACATCGCCTGTTCCTCGCTCGTGCAGGGCGAGGAAAGCCGCGTGAAAGGCGCGATCAAGGCCGAAACCGCGCGGCTAGCCGGAACGGTCGACGGATCGATTACCGCGCGCGAGCTGGTCATTCTCAAGACCGCGCGAATCACCGGTGATGTCTTTTACGACGCGCTGACGATAGAACAGGGCGCGCAGGTCGAAGGCCGCTTCGCGCATCGCGACGCCAAGGCCAAGGCGCCCGGGCTGACGCAGCCGGCGACCAAGCCGGAACTCGCCGTAGCCGGCTGA